One segment of Setaria viridis chromosome 4, Setaria_viridis_v4.0, whole genome shotgun sequence DNA contains the following:
- the LOC117853334 gene encoding polygalacturonase At1g48100 has translation MKRRSIPNASSANATFLLALLLLVTISPSFLQHCLARRESHHRPPPGGLHHAPPPTPVTPPPPPASSATFSVLDYGAVGDGATDDTKAFAAAWSAACAGGASTVLVPASYVFLVGPIMFTGDSCEPNMAFQVDGTILAHAGSTAWRSGVVTQWLEFKNVRGLTIKGCGTIDGQGSQWWGGASFAGDVEMELDSDRIGTSYRPTAVRVFQGANVTVTGITIRNSARFHLTFDTCRAVEVHDVAVSSPGDSPNTDGIHLAGSVGVSIHHTTIACGDDCISIQDGCSDLFIRSVRCGPGHGISIGGLGKGGASAVVSGVTVQDVTLNQTMTGLRIKTWQGGSGSVKSVRFSDVRMSAVKTAIVIDQYYCDHTTCTNQTSAVAVAGVAYQGVAGTYTERPVYLACSDAAPCSGIHLADILLAPVKDSGRHLQGPFCWKAYGDEVRPVEPPVDCLSAGAP, from the exons ATGAAGAGACGGAGCATCCCAAATGCCTCCTCTGCCAATGCCACCTTCCTCCTCGCCCTGCTTCTGCTCGTTACCATCTCCCCGTCCTTCCTCCAACATTGCCTCGCAAGGAGAGAATCCCATCATCGGCCACCACCTGGCGGCCTGCACCACGCGCCACCACCAACTCCggtcacgccgccgccaccgccagcgtcGTCGGCGACCTTCAGCGTGCTGGACTACGGCGCCGTGGGGGACGGCGCCACGGACGACACCAAG GCGTTCGCCGCCGCCTGGTCCGCAGCGTGTGCCGGTGGGGCGTCGACGGTGCTGGTTCCGGCGAGCTACGTGTTCCTTGTCGGCCCCATCATGTTCACGGGCGATTCTTGTGAGCCCAACATGGCCTTTCAG GTGGACGGCACAATTCTGGCGCACGCAGGCTCTACTGCATGGCGCTCTGGGGTTGTGACGCAGTGGCTGGAGTTCAAGAACGTCCGGGGGCTTACCATCAAAGGTTGCGGCACCATCGACGGCCAGGGCAGCCAATGGTGGGGCGGCGCTTCTTTTGCCGGTGACGTCGAGATG GAACTGGACTCTGATCGTATCGGAACAAGCTACAGACCAACA GCTGTGAGGGTGTTCCAGGGCGCCAATGTAACAGTGACGGGGATCACGATCAGGAACAGTGCCAGGTTCCACCTCACCTTCGACACCTGCCGTGCCGTCGAGGTGCACGACGTCGCCGTGTCGTCGCCCGGCGACAGCCCCAACACGGACGGCATCCACCTCGCCGGCTCCGTCGGCGTGTCCATCCACCACACCACCATCGCCTGCG GTGACGACTGCATCTCCATACAGGACGGCTGCTCCGACTTATTCATCCGTAGCGTACGCTGCGGCCCAGGCCACGGCATCAGCATCGGCGGGCTCGGCAAGGGCGGAGCCTCGGCGGTCGTCTCCGGCGTCACCGTTCAGGACGTCACCCTGAACCAGACCATGACCGGCCTCCGGATCAAGACCTGGCAG GGCGGGTCAGGGTCGGTCAAGAGCGTGCGATTCTCCGACGTGCGGATGTCGGCAGTGAAGACGGCGATCGTGATCGACCAGTACTACTGCGACCACACGACGTGCACCAACCAGACGTCGGCGGTGGCCGTTGCAGGCGTGGCGTACCAGGGCGTCGCCGGCACGTACACGGAGCGGCCGGTGTACCTGGCGTGCAGCGACGCCGCGCCGTGCTCGGGGATCCACCTGGCCGACATCCTGCTCGCCCCGGTGAAGGACAGCGGGCGCCACCTCCAGGGGCCCTTCTGCTGGAAGGCGTACGGCGACGAGGTGCGGCCGGTGGAGCCACCCGTCGATTGCCTAAGCGCCGGAGCTCCATGA